One part of the Flavobacterium johnsoniae UW101 genome encodes these proteins:
- a CDS encoding group III truncated hemoglobin translates to MSELKDISTLEDIKQMVDSFYANVRKDDLIGPIFNDKLQDRWEPHLQKMYGFWQTILFDVRAYSGTPFPPHKQLPVDKTHFDRWIAIFNITIDAQFAGVITEEAKMRATNMAFMFSHKIEYFRNAENELRNAAKKS, encoded by the coding sequence ATGTCAGAACTTAAAGATATTTCAACCTTAGAAGACATCAAACAAATGGTTGACAGCTTTTATGCCAATGTTAGAAAAGATGATCTAATAGGCCCAATTTTTAATGACAAACTACAAGACCGCTGGGAACCTCATCTGCAAAAAATGTACGGATTCTGGCAGACTATTTTATTTGATGTTCGTGCTTATTCGGGAACTCCTTTTCCGCCGCACAAACAACTGCCGGTTGATAAAACACATTTTGACCGCTGGATTGCCATTTTTAATATTACAATCGATGCTCAGTTTGCAGGCGTGATTACCGAAGAAGCAAAAATGCGTGCCACAAACATGGCATTTATGTTCAGTCATAAAATTGAATATTTCAGGAATGCTGAAAATGAATTGAGAAATGCCGCAAAAAAATCTTAG
- the ilvA gene encoding threonine ammonia-lyase IlvA → MSLFNEVLNAKKQLENVISATPLTQNLNLSDEFKSTILLKREDLQIVRSYKIRGAYNKISSLNEKEKANGIVCASAGNHAQGVAYSCNLLKINGKIYMPKTTPKQKVKQVQLFGKKFVEIVLTGDTFDDAYASATADAIKNHKTFIHPFDDEKVIAGQGTVGLEILETYKEPIDYVFVPIGGGGLASGLSEVFRHLSPNTKIIGVEPKGAPSMKTSMEENKNTALKTIDKFVDGAAVKQVGDKTFEICRYNLEDIILVPEGKVCTTILRLYNEEAMVVEPAGALTIAALDFYKDKIKGKNVVCVVSGSNNDIERTAEIKERSLLYEGLMHYFMIQFPQRPGALKEFVNNILGPDDDITYFQFAKKNSREVGSVVVGLELKKKKDILPIKMKMTQYGFEFQYLNDNQDLFTQLIG, encoded by the coding sequence ATGAGTTTATTTAACGAAGTACTTAACGCCAAAAAGCAGCTCGAAAATGTAATTTCTGCTACGCCTTTAACCCAAAATTTGAATCTTTCAGACGAATTCAAATCTACTATTTTATTAAAACGAGAAGATTTGCAAATTGTTCGTTCATACAAAATTCGGGGTGCTTACAATAAGATTTCTTCGTTAAACGAAAAAGAAAAAGCAAACGGAATTGTCTGTGCCAGTGCTGGTAATCATGCGCAGGGTGTTGCTTATTCTTGTAATCTTCTTAAAATAAACGGCAAAATCTATATGCCAAAAACCACTCCAAAACAAAAAGTAAAGCAAGTACAATTGTTTGGGAAAAAGTTTGTTGAAATTGTTTTAACCGGAGATACTTTTGATGATGCCTATGCTTCGGCAACTGCAGATGCTATCAAAAACCACAAAACTTTTATTCATCCTTTTGATGACGAAAAAGTAATTGCCGGACAGGGAACTGTTGGATTAGAAATATTGGAGACATATAAAGAACCTATCGATTATGTTTTTGTACCTATTGGTGGCGGCGGACTGGCTTCTGGATTGTCGGAAGTTTTCAGGCATTTAAGTCCGAATACTAAAATTATTGGCGTTGAGCCAAAAGGTGCTCCTTCGATGAAAACTTCCATGGAAGAAAATAAAAATACGGCACTAAAAACAATCGACAAATTTGTTGATGGTGCAGCAGTGAAACAAGTTGGTGATAAAACTTTTGAAATCTGCCGTTATAATCTAGAAGACATTATTCTCGTTCCAGAGGGAAAAGTCTGCACGACCATTTTAAGATTGTATAATGAAGAAGCGATGGTTGTAGAACCTGCAGGTGCTTTAACTATTGCTGCTTTGGATTTTTACAAGGATAAAATTAAAGGTAAAAACGTAGTCTGCGTTGTAAGCGGCAGTAACAACGATATTGAAAGAACTGCTGAAATAAAAGAACGTTCTCTGCTTTATGAAGGTTTAATGCATTATTTCATGATTCAGTTTCCACAGCGTCCGGGAGCTTTAAAAGAATTTGTAAATAATATTTTAGGTCCGGATGATGACATTACTTATTTTCAGTTTGCCAAGAAAAACAGCCGCGAAGTTGGTTCTGTTGTAGTTGGTTTAGAATTAAAAAAGAAAAAAGATATTCTGCCTATCAAAATGAAAATGACACAATACGGTTTTGAATTTCAATACTTAAACGATAATCAGGATTTGTTTACGCAATTAATTGGATAA
- a CDS encoding RICIN domain-containing protein — MHKTTQKPTNRVRSIMQVIIMLLCINVSAQTVTPFITSGDQTRLLQQQGTVNFGTNSGTNPSTVTVNAGTTYQTMDGFGYTLTEGSAEVISGMAATQQNQLLNDLYNPNTGLNASVVRISIAASDLSSSSYSYNETSGDTNMNNFSLNGPDLTYLIPIIKKIQQINPNIKILATPWSAPRWMKTNNSWIGGSLQTQYYAAYARYFVKYLQAMQAQGIPIWAITPQNEPENPHNEPSMLMNSTEQKNFINQQLGPQMASAGFGNVKIIAFDHNCDNTAYPIDVLNNSSYVDGAAFHLYLGNISAMSTVKTQTNKNVYFTEQYTGSGGSFSGDFGWHMQNVVIGSTNNWSKTVLEWNAANNSSLGPRTPGGCNTCLGAITVNNSTSYTRNVAYYIIGQISKYVKPGAVRIGSSSTSGSILSVGFKNPDGSIALVVYNTSGSSNTIKVVSGSSAFNYAVPGSSAVTFTWGAGTPPPTGFPGYYNIISRNSNKGLDVADNSTTSGGRIQQYDITNGGGNNQRWRFVSDGAGNYYIIVKSTGMYLAVENNGTANGLKVQQRTFSNSNEFKWTVESLGGGYYKITNVNTGKSLDVESVSTANGANIQVWDYTGGLNQQWQFVQVESTAKKALSVNPKENENTADMAVYIDEVSDHLKIETNHEGTADVEIFNINGQSVLKRNVNFVKGNLSEIEVSRLPKGVYIVRVNDGAGSYSKKVLKQ; from the coding sequence ATGCACAAAACTACTCAAAAACCTACAAATCGAGTGAGAAGCATAATGCAGGTCATTATCATGCTTTTATGTATTAATGTAAGCGCTCAGACTGTTACACCTTTTATAACATCTGGCGATCAGACAAGACTCCTGCAGCAGCAAGGTACAGTAAATTTCGGAACCAATTCCGGGACCAATCCCTCAACAGTTACGGTTAACGCAGGAACGACTTACCAGACAATGGACGGTTTTGGTTACACACTTACCGAAGGAAGTGCCGAAGTAATCAGCGGAATGGCCGCAACACAGCAAAATCAATTATTAAATGATTTGTATAATCCAAATACAGGATTAAATGCAAGCGTAGTTCGTATTAGTATTGCAGCTTCAGATTTAAGCAGTTCTTCTTATAGTTATAATGAAACTTCCGGCGATACCAATATGAACAATTTTAGTTTGAACGGACCGGATCTAACGTATTTAATTCCAATTATTAAAAAGATCCAGCAGATCAATCCAAACATTAAAATATTGGCAACACCGTGGTCAGCGCCCCGCTGGATGAAGACTAACAATTCATGGATAGGAGGAAGTCTGCAGACACAATATTATGCTGCTTATGCAAGATATTTTGTAAAATATCTTCAAGCTATGCAGGCACAGGGAATTCCAATTTGGGCAATCACACCTCAAAATGAACCTGAAAATCCGCATAACGAACCAAGTATGCTGATGAATTCTACAGAACAAAAGAATTTTATTAACCAGCAGCTTGGGCCTCAAATGGCATCAGCGGGTTTTGGAAATGTCAAAATCATAGCTTTTGATCATAACTGCGACAATACTGCTTATCCAATAGATGTATTAAACAACAGCAGTTATGTTGACGGTGCTGCGTTTCATTTGTATTTAGGAAATATTTCTGCAATGTCAACTGTAAAGACTCAAACAAACAAAAACGTTTATTTTACAGAACAATATACAGGTTCGGGAGGGAGTTTTAGCGGCGATTTTGGCTGGCACATGCAAAATGTAGTTATTGGAAGCACCAACAACTGGTCCAAAACAGTTTTAGAATGGAATGCTGCCAATAATTCTAGTTTAGGACCACGCACACCAGGCGGATGCAACACATGTTTAGGTGCTATTACGGTTAATAACAGTACGAGTTATACCAGAAATGTGGCGTATTATATTATTGGTCAAATTTCTAAATATGTAAAACCGGGTGCAGTAAGAATTGGTTCTTCCAGCACAAGCGGCAGTATTTTATCAGTTGGATTTAAAAATCCTGACGGATCTATCGCTCTTGTAGTATATAACACTTCCGGATCATCAAATACAATAAAAGTGGTTTCGGGTTCATCAGCGTTTAATTATGCAGTTCCGGGTTCATCAGCAGTTACTTTTACCTGGGGAGCAGGAACACCGCCTCCAACTGGTTTTCCGGGATATTATAATATCATTTCAAGAAACAGTAATAAAGGACTTGACGTAGCAGATAATTCAACAACGAGCGGCGGAAGAATTCAGCAATATGATATAACTAACGGCGGCGGAAATAACCAGCGTTGGAGATTTGTTTCTGACGGAGCCGGCAATTATTACATTATAGTAAAATCAACCGGAATGTATCTGGCAGTTGAAAATAATGGAACAGCAAATGGACTAAAAGTACAGCAGAGAACTTTCTCTAATTCTAATGAATTTAAATGGACGGTTGAAAGTCTTGGTGGAGGATATTATAAAATTACGAATGTAAATACAGGTAAGTCTCTTGATGTTGAAAGTGTATCTACAGCAAATGGAGCTAATATTCAGGTTTGGGATTATACAGGAGGATTAAATCAGCAATGGCAGTTTGTTCAGGTTGAGTCTACGGCAAAAAAAGCGTTATCTGTAAACCCTAAAGAAAATGAAAATACAGCTGATATGGCTGTTTATATTGATGAAGTAAGCGATCATTTAAAAATTGAAACAAATCATGAAGGCACTGCCGATGTAGAAATATTCAATATCAACGGACAAAGCGTGTTGAAACGAAATGTAAATTTTGTAAAAGGAAATCTTTCTGAAATTGAAGTTTCGAGACTTCCAAAAGGAGTTTATATTGTGAGAGTAAACGATGGAGCAGGGTCTTATTCTAAAAAAGTATTAAAACAATAA